One window of the Magnolia sinica isolate HGM2019 chromosome 19, MsV1, whole genome shotgun sequence genome contains the following:
- the LOC131235185 gene encoding uncharacterized protein LOC131235185 → MAAVHLPLTCNSHLHPSFNSRKPNCYHPHPFSRTNSRHFRRFQALKEETKETTESPEGITEKFGLEAGLWKIFSSKEEGKEEKDKSKTDQAKELLAKYGGAYLVTSISLSLISFSLCYLLVSAGIDVQALLQKVGISTNEAGEKVGTFALAYAAHKAASPVRFPPTVALTPIVAGWIGKKAKKEN, encoded by the exons ATGGCAGCAGTTCATCTCCCTCTAACCTGCAATTCCCATCTCCATCCTTCCTTCAATTCAAGAAAACCCAACTGCTATCATCCTCATCCTTTCAGTAGGACCAATTCCAGGCACTTCAGAAGATTCCAAGCACTCAAGGAAGAAACCAAGGAGACGACGGAGTCACCCGAAGGCATCACCGAGAAATTCGGCCTCGAAGCTGGCCTCTGGAAG ATATTCAGCTCAAAAGaggaaggaaaggaagagaaGGACAAATCGAAGACGGATCAAGCGAAGGAGTTGTTAGCTAAGTATGGAGGAGCGTACCTGGTGACATCAATCTCCCTCTCTTTGATTTCTTTTTCACTGTGCTATCTCCTTGTGAGCGCAGGAATCGACGTTCAAGCACTGCTTCAAAAG GTTGGAATATCAACGAATGAGGCCGGGGAAAAAGTCGGAACATTTGCGCTTGCATACGCCGCACACAAGGCTGCATCTCCAGTAAGGTTCCCTCCAACAGTAGCTCTCACTCCCATCGTCGCTGGTTGGataggaaagaaagcaaagaaagaGAATTGA